The following are from one region of the Lynx canadensis isolate LIC74 chromosome D4, mLynCan4.pri.v2, whole genome shotgun sequence genome:
- the FAM205A gene encoding protein FAM205A yields the protein MLRSTFVLWDFEYTLHVYVFIFIILLIIWQVKRSYHGLRLEPQRSCCPRHRRVRIRDAAFRARRLSWEEAEKPWELLSVMKSQGWLPQEGSVRRLLCADTCCQICNSMALEIQQLLAGENTLICPPSSEPLQGSSCLEILSMSNVSLEQNLDQCSLHSKALVYPSVTPPVLQSIDQKCLTQSAAQSTGTARVHNYWAEHHQLGQGFQITEVPRGQETMSCSRLEEARLTVNQQEMMQNTPNHVYGNQGQQPLNSQVTLHTLNHEFTTQTHPMALHMVTVLPANLPFLSPEVLRLLEVHVKKWMHFQRWGLPRRVEESLRQLMPNPPFFCQRVNDQPTSFIPNDTSKFSVEKLGTYSYQNWGPFMGSQPTQAFWVSEWSTMDPEQRHHHQQIPNHMALALLSPALKESHRLYPHPGHQAHDSVAHLQQKYSQLFCGHPSLHSESLVNTLIGSQNCSTNGSISQHPLKDALFFKELSVLPLLPKTVPQSVPPSSPSSPNWVTPSDYQQAQISVPLLTLAECDALEWHLLQKQLQLQWGLPAVFQRPQHSQSPIQYRPCGKAQSPETVKSFWPVKPITVLTRKLLFFPEHARRLLEFHLQRQLIHHRCGLPQKIQESIQLLLSPTDQSTLSWSSTALANMSAPQPTALETTGAGDPFSPFTDPVSVPMPHFFHQAKAILQSHINSKCGQIHQGKVPACVYSSWQYIIPGDLQVAPLTCIPESNPLELQAATDPAPQEKAIPWMPMALDQRQQASRDAVTEHPKLPRALSEGAIEKLETTLRHKYLAFLSGLPALYYVALSRAMGPAITTQDVITGMVPGSGKFPTEPLTQMISSEEKCLSLGPCFQDANNTCANIADEFQAEGQVEGMIETVHLESHTETSGPYTLKKPILAKLNFHLRKKILEIQLGIPIKARKSREQTIAIPENTTTQESPGNLNNQGKTLLQDLPTPPDVPRAPDPEWLHLKEQLAIELKAVQQNQKQPSSRAVHHGSAHWASKISQPSGDMTEAQVLCVQLEASVNSPSLEELWSPEPQSPSKSKDSAQVPMLAEKRKDPGKPKLAGDHGEGDAGLVHCSTREISHPDAAQRPEGTNRTPCSAWRRSHSFHLDAFCEHSTQHPQIKLPEPPPRIPRRKESKNNDLQNSQTKLNVLLKPAMISKNAQPMVPQASKGQSILCQLIQGKPLQGQTLKGQVLQQQVMPVHTNKRPSLTESGLRSKMKSFLHCFNTKTKGKGHEESMFSTAAKAANTRRENVEKSLAPAKSPTGRTKTEKTGGDSKAQSSPTEKQVCLAFLDGLHSPDSKLRHRSHSQQLHSASVLSHPRHCPRHCPIVAFATQPGNLP from the exons ATGTTGAGAAGTACTTTTGTTCTGTGGGATTTCGAGTATACCTTACATGTCTATGTCTTCATCTTCATCATTCTCCTAATTATCTGGCAAGTAAAAAGGAGTTACCATGGATTAAGGCTGGAACCTCAAAGGAGCTGCTGCCCG CGTCACCGAAGAGTCAGGATAAGAGATGCAGCATTTAGAG CTAGGCGACTTTCCTGGGAAGAAGCTGAGAAGCCATGGGAGCTGCTCTCTGTCATGAAAAG CCAGGGCTGGCTTCCTCAGGAGGGAAGTGTGCGACGGCTCCTGTGTGCAGATACCTGCTGCCAAATCTGCAATTCTATGGCTCTGGAGATTCAGCAGTTGCTGGCGGGTGAGAACACCCTGATCTGTCCCCCTTCATCAGAGCCATTGCAGGGGTCCTCTTGCCTAGAGATTTTGTCCATGTCTAATGTGTCTTTAGAACAGAATCTGGACCAATGTTCCCTACactccaaagcacttgtatatccaTCTGTAACACCCCCAGTGTTGCAATCAATAGATCAGAAATGCTTAACACAGTCAGCTGCCCAGTCGACTGGTACAGCCAGGGTACACAATTACTGGGCTGAACACCACCAGCTGGGGCAAGGATTTCAAATAACTGAGGTGCCCAGGGGCCAAGAGACTATGTCTTGCTCAAGACTTGAGGAGGCTAGGTTAACAGTGAACCAGCAGGAGATGATGCAGAACACCCCCAACCATGTCTACGGGAACCAAGGGCAGCAGCCCTTGAATTCCCAGGTCACTCTGCACACCCTAAACCACGAATTCACTACCCAGACACACCCTATGGCCTTACATATGGTTACTGTCCTCCCTGCCAACCTGCCATTCCTCAGTCCTGAAGTCCTGAGGCTTCTTGAGGTACATGTGAAAAAATGGATGCATTTCCAGAGATGGGGGCTTCCCAGACGTGTGGAGGAGTCCCTAAGGCAGCTTATGCCAAACCCGCCATTCTTTTGCCAACGTGTAAATGACCAACCAACTTCTTTCATCCCAAATGATACTTCTAAGTTCTCTGTTGAAAAACTGGGGACCTATTCCTACCAGAACTGGGGTCCATTTATGGGCAGCCAGCCTACCCAGGCCTTCTGGGTTTCTGAATGGTCCACTATGGACCCAGAACAAAGACACCACCACCAGCAAATCCCAAACCATATGGCTCTGGCTTTGCTGTCTCCAGCCCTTAAAGAATCACATCGTCTCTATCCACATCCTGGGCACCAGGCTCATGACTCAGTGGCCCATCTGCAGCAGAAATACAGCCAGCTATTCTGTGGCCACCCTTCTCTGCACAGTGAGTCCCTCGTCAACACATTAATAGGTTCTCAAAACTGCTCCACAAATGGGAGCATATCCCAGCACCCCCTGAAGGATGCTCTTTTCTTCAAGGaactctctgtcctccccctgctGCCTAAAACTGTACCCCAATCAGTCCCACCCTCTTCCCCATCTTCCCCAAATTGGGTCACTCCATCTGATTACCAACAAGCTCAGATCAGTGTTCCATTATTGACGCTGGCTGAGTGTGATGCCTTGGAGTGGCACCTGCTGCAGAAGCAGCTCCAGCTTCAGTGGGGCTTGCCAGCGGTTTTCCAGAGACCTCAGCACAGCCAGAGCCCCATACAGTATAGGCCCTGTGGCAAAGCCCAGTCTCCAGAGACAGTGAAAAGTTTTTGGCCAGTGAAGCCCATCACAGTCCTCACTAGGAAACTACTCTTCTTTCCGGAACATGCCCGGAGGCTGCTGGAATTCCATCTCCAGAGGCAGCTGATTCACCATCGTTGCGGCCTGCCCCAAAAGATCCAGGAGTCCATCCAGTTGCTCCTGTCCCCCACTGATCAGTCAACTCTGTCCTGGAGTAGCACAGCCCTAGCCAACATGAGTGCTCCCCAACCTACAGCCCTAGAAACCACTGGGGCCGGTGACCCATTCTCACCCTTCACAGACCCAGTGTCAGTCCCCATGCCACACTTTTTTCACCAGGCCAAGGCAATATTACAGAGCCACATCAACTCCAAATGTGGGCAGATCCACCAGGGCAAGGTCCCTGCTTGTGTATACAGCTCTTGGCAGTACATAATTCCTGGGGACCTGCAAGTGGCTCCCTTAACCTGCATCCCAGAAAGCAATCCCTTGGAGCTGCAGGCAGCAACTGACCCTGCCCCACAAGAGAAAGCTATACCCTGGATGCCAATGGCCCTTGACCAACGGCAACAAGCCTCACGAGATGCTGTCACTGAACACCCTAAGCTGCCCCGAGCCCTGTCTGAGGGAGCCATTGAGAAACTGGAGACGACTTTGCGGCACAAGTATCTGGCTTTCTTGTCAGGGCTGCCTGCTCTTTATTATGTGGCTCTTTCTAGGGCCATGGGACCAGCAATCACTACCCAAGATGTGATCACAGGAATGGTGCCTGGATCTGGAAAATTCCCAACTGAACCTCTGACTCAGATGATCTCATCTGAAGAGAAATGTCTGAGTCTTGGGCCATGCTTTCAAGATGCCAACAACACTTGTGCAAACATTGCAGATGAGTTCCAGGCTGAAGGGCAG GTAGAAGGAATGATTGAGACAGTGCATTTAGAAAGCCATACAGAGACTTCTGGGCCCTACACACTCAAGAAACCCATCTTGGCCAAATTAAATTTCCATCTAAGAAAGAAGATCCTAGAGATACAACTGGGAATTCCCATAAAGGCAAGGAAGTCCAGAGAACAAACTATAGCAATCCCAGAGAACACAACCACACAGGAGTCTCCAGGGAATCTGAACAACCAAGGGAAAACATTGCTCCAGGATCTCCCTACCCCACCAGATGTTCCTCGTGCCCCAGATCCAGAATGGCTCCACCTTAAAGAACAGCTGGCCATTGAGTTAAAGGCAGTGCAGCAGAACCAGAAGCAACCTAGTTCCAGAGCAGTACACCATGGTTCTGCCCACTGGGCCTCTAAGATCTCACAACCCAGTGGCGACATGACAGAGGCCCAGGTACTTTGTGTTCAGCTTGAGGCCAGTGTGAACAGCCCCAGCCTGGAGGAACTCTGGAGCCCTGAGCCCCAAAGCCCCAGCAAGAGCAAAGACTCAGCCCAAGTTCCCATGctggcagaaaagagaaaggacccaggGAAACCCAAATTGGCAGGGGACCATGGAGAAGGGGATGCCGGGCTTGTGCACTGCTCTACAAGAGAAATAAGCCACCCTGATGCAGCCCAGAGGCCAGAAGGGACGAACAGGACACCATGCAGTGCCTGGCGACGAAGCCATAGCTTTCATCTTGATGCTTTCTGTGAACATAGTACCCAGCACCCTCAGATTAAGCTTCCAGAGCCACCTCCAAGAATCCCCAGGAGGAAGGAATCTAAGAATAATGACCTGCAGAACAGTCAAACCAAGCTCAATGTCCTTCTCAAACCAGCAATGATTTCTAAGAATGCCCAGCCTATGGTGCCCCAGGCATCAAAGGGCCAGTCTATCCTGTGCCAACTCATTCAGGGCAAGCCTTTGCAGGGCCAAACTTTGAAAGGTCAAGTTTTGCAGCAGCAGGTCATGCCAGTCCATACTAATAAGAGGCCCAGCCTTACAGAATCTGGCTTGAGAAGTAAGATGAAATCCTTTCTGCACTGTTTTAACACCAAGACAAAAGGCAAAGGGCATGAGGAATCCATGTTCTCTACAGCTGCGAAGGCGGCCAATACCAgaagagaaaatgtagaaaagagcCTGGCTCCAGCCAAAAGTCCCACAGGGCGAACCaagacagagaaaacaggagGGGACTCCAAGGCCCAATCTTCCCCCACTGAGAAGCAGGTGTGCCTGGCCTTCTTGGATGGTCTCCATTCCCCAGACAGTAAACTCCGGCACCGCTCCCACTCCCAGCAACTCCACTCTGCCTCAGTCCTGAGCCACCCGCGCCACTGCCCTCGGCACTGTCCTATAGTGGCTTTTGCTACCCAACCAGGGAACTTGCCCTAG